In the Pseudoalteromonas sp. A25 genome, TCCGTCAAATTCAATTTTTTAGGCGGGGTAACTTCAATATAGTCATGGCCTTCAACGACATCAGCCCCGACTTTTCTAAGCTCCGTTGCCATCGCTGAGAGCCTATCGGTTTCTTTTACGCGCCAATTGTAAATATTGCGAATAGCCGTGGGGCCTTCAGCAAATAAGGCAACGGTTGCCAGAGTCATTGCGGCATCAGGAATCGCATTGGCATCAATATCAACCCCCTTTAAATGACCTTTGCGTACAACAAGTTTTTCGTCATACCAGTCAATTTGTGCGCCAACTTGCTCCATAACGTTGGCAAAACCGATATCACCTTGCACGCTTTGCTTACCAACTCCCCGGATCTCAACTTCACCACCAGCAATTGCCGCTGCCGCGATAAAGTAAGAAGCTGACGATGCATCACCTTCAACCATGATCCGTGAGGGAGATTGATAGGTTTGCCCACCCTGTACTGTAAACGTTTGGTAATTATCGTTAACAACCTTCACACCAAATTGAGCCATCACACCAATAGTTATATCAATATAGGGTTTAGATACTAACTCTCCCTTTATTCGAATAATTGTTTTGTCCGTAAACAAAGGTGCAGCCATCAAAAGCGCGGTTAAGAATTGGCTCGAGATACTACCGTCAATTTCAACCTCACCGCCATTTAGCGTCTGGCCCTGGATCAGCAATGGAGGATAATCTTTGCTTTTAGTGTATTGAATATCTGCACCAAGCGCAGTCATCGCATCAACTAAGTGCCCTATTGGGCGCTCTTCCATTCTTGGCTCACCTATGAGCTCAAAACGCCCGGCTGTAGCGGCTAGAACTGCAGTAAGTGGGCGATAAGCAGTGCCTGCATTACCCAAAAACAAAGCTTCGCTTGGAGTTTTAAGGTGGCCAGCACATCCAACTACGCTGGCGGTTGTCTTATCGTCACTTAGTGTTACTTCAACGCCCATATGTGCAAGTGCGCCGAGCATATGACGAATATCGTCGCTATCGAGTAGATTGTGAACTTCGGTGGT is a window encoding:
- the aroA gene encoding 3-phosphoshikimate 1-carboxyvinyltransferase, with product MEKLTLKPISKVSGSVTLPGSKSLSNRILLLAALADGTTEVHNLLDSDDIRHMLGALAHMGVEVTLSDDKTTASVVGCAGHLKTPSEALFLGNAGTAYRPLTAVLAATAGRFELIGEPRMEERPIGHLVDAMTALGADIQYTKSKDYPPLLIQGQTLNGGEVEIDGSISSQFLTALLMAAPLFTDKTIIRIKGELVSKPYIDITIGVMAQFGVKVVNDNYQTFTVQGGQTYQSPSRIMVEGDASSASYFIAAAAIAGGEVEIRGVGKQSVQGDIGFANVMEQVGAQIDWYDEKLVVRKGHLKGVDIDANAIPDAAMTLATVALFAEGPTAIRNIYNWRVKETDRLSAMATELRKVGADVVEGHDYIEVTPPKKLNLTDIDTYNDHRIAMCFSMVAVGGQEVIINDPGCTAKTFPTYFDVLASISH